One segment of Primulina tabacum isolate GXHZ01 chromosome 14, ASM2559414v2, whole genome shotgun sequence DNA contains the following:
- the LOC142524128 gene encoding ABC transporter B family member 20-like isoform X4: protein MMISRGLFGWSPPQIQPLTPVSEVSEPPESPSPYLDTGAGEAVPVEVEDEIDADTDEMEPPPAAVPFSRLFACADRLDWALLIVGSLAAAAHGTALVVYLHYFAKIIHLLRFHGVGIDDDVLFRKFVKLALTIAFIAVGVFFSAWIEVSCWILTGERQTAVIRSRYVQVLLNQDMSFFDTYGNNGDIVSQVLSDVLLIQSALSEKVGNYIHNMATFFSGLIIGFVNCWQISLITLATGPVIVAAGGISNIFLHRLAENIQDAYAEAASIAEQGTLASGSFGDSVDSRRGR from the exons ATGATGATATCTAGAGGGTTGTTTGGGTGGTCGCCGCCGCAGATACAGCCGTTGACGCCGGTTTCGGAAGTATCGGAACCACCCGAGTCACCCTCGCCTTACCTGGACACTGGTGCTGGAGAAGCTGTGCCTGTGGAGGTTGAGGATGAGATCGATGCTGACACCGACGAGATGGAGCCTCCACCTGCAGCTGTTCCCTTCTCCCGTCTCTTTGCCTGCGCCGACCGTCTTGACTGGGCCCTCTTGATTGTTGGATCCCTCGCAGCTGCCGCccacggcactgctctcgttGTCTATTTGCATTATTTTGCTAAAATCATCCATTTACTTCGCTTCCATGGTGTAGGAATAGATGATGATGTGCTCTTTCGCAAGTTTGTCAAG CTTGCTTTAACCATTGCTTTTATTGCTGTTGGGGTTTTTTTCTCTGCTTGGATTG AGGTGTCATGTTGGATTCTTACTGGGGAACGACAGACTGCTGTAATAAGGTCGAGATATGTTCAAGTTTTACTTAACCAAGACATGAGTTTTTTTGATACATATGGGAACAATGGAGATATTGTGAGCCAAGTATTGAGTGATGTACTGCTCATCCAGTCTGCTCTAAGTGAAAAG GTTGGAAATTATATTCATAATATGGCCACTTTCTTCAGCGGTCTCATCATTGGATTTGTCAACTGCTGGCAGATTTCTCTTATTACTCTAGCCACTGGTCCAGTTATTGTTGCTGCTGGTGGAATATCAAACATTTTTCTGCACCGGCTTgctgaaaatattcaagatgcTTATGCTGAAGCTGCCAGCATTGCGGAACAG GGCACTTTGGCGTCGGGAAGTTTCGGAGATAGTGTCGACTCGAGAAGGGGTCGGTGA
- the LOC142524128 gene encoding ABC transporter B family member 20-like isoform X3 produces the protein MMISRGLFGWSPPQIQPLTPVSEVSEPPESPSPYLDTGAGEAVPVEVEDEIDADTDEMEPPPAAVPFSRLFACADRLDWALLIVGSLAAAAHGTALVVYLHYFAKIIHLLRFHGVGIDDDVLFRKFVKLALTIAFIAVGVFFSAWIEVSCWILTGERQTAVIRSRYVQVLLNQDMSFFDTYGNNGDIVSQVLSDVLLIQSALSEKVGNYIHNMATFFSGLIIGFVNCWQISLITLATGPVIVAAGGISNIFLHRLAENIQDAYAEAASIAEQVLMRSRPRAETSERSWDSSSKPEDLMI, from the exons ATGATGATATCTAGAGGGTTGTTTGGGTGGTCGCCGCCGCAGATACAGCCGTTGACGCCGGTTTCGGAAGTATCGGAACCACCCGAGTCACCCTCGCCTTACCTGGACACTGGTGCTGGAGAAGCTGTGCCTGTGGAGGTTGAGGATGAGATCGATGCTGACACCGACGAGATGGAGCCTCCACCTGCAGCTGTTCCCTTCTCCCGTCTCTTTGCCTGCGCCGACCGTCTTGACTGGGCCCTCTTGATTGTTGGATCCCTCGCAGCTGCCGCccacggcactgctctcgttGTCTATTTGCATTATTTTGCTAAAATCATCCATTTACTTCGCTTCCATGGTGTAGGAATAGATGATGATGTGCTCTTTCGCAAGTTTGTCAAG CTTGCTTTAACCATTGCTTTTATTGCTGTTGGGGTTTTTTTCTCTGCTTGGATTG AGGTGTCATGTTGGATTCTTACTGGGGAACGACAGACTGCTGTAATAAGGTCGAGATATGTTCAAGTTTTACTTAACCAAGACATGAGTTTTTTTGATACATATGGGAACAATGGAGATATTGTGAGCCAAGTATTGAGTGATGTACTGCTCATCCAGTCTGCTCTAAGTGAAAAG GTTGGAAATTATATTCATAATATGGCCACTTTCTTCAGCGGTCTCATCATTGGATTTGTCAACTGCTGGCAGATTTCTCTTATTACTCTAGCCACTGGTCCAGTTATTGTTGCTGCTGGTGGAATATCAAACATTTTTCTGCACCGGCTTgctgaaaatattcaagatgcTTATGCTGAAGCTGCCAGCATTGCGGAACAG
- the LOC142524128 gene encoding ABC transporter B family member 20-like isoform X1, whose amino-acid sequence MMISRGLFGWSPPQIQPLTPVSEVSEPPESPSPYLDTGAGEAVPVEVEDEIDADTDEMEPPPAAVPFSRLFACADRLDWALLIVGSLAAAAHGTALVVYLHYFAKIIHLLRFHGVGIDDDVLFRKFVKLALTIAFIAVGVFFSAWIEVSCWILTGERQTAVIRSRYVQVLLNQDMSFFDTYGNNGDIVSQVLSDVLLIQSALSEKVGNYIHNMATFFSGLIIGFVNCWQISLITLATGPVIVAAGGISNIFLHRLAENIQDAYAEAASIAEQTRDKTTYLASWLISHALIFFIHEEQGIIHTL is encoded by the exons ATGATGATATCTAGAGGGTTGTTTGGGTGGTCGCCGCCGCAGATACAGCCGTTGACGCCGGTTTCGGAAGTATCGGAACCACCCGAGTCACCCTCGCCTTACCTGGACACTGGTGCTGGAGAAGCTGTGCCTGTGGAGGTTGAGGATGAGATCGATGCTGACACCGACGAGATGGAGCCTCCACCTGCAGCTGTTCCCTTCTCCCGTCTCTTTGCCTGCGCCGACCGTCTTGACTGGGCCCTCTTGATTGTTGGATCCCTCGCAGCTGCCGCccacggcactgctctcgttGTCTATTTGCATTATTTTGCTAAAATCATCCATTTACTTCGCTTCCATGGTGTAGGAATAGATGATGATGTGCTCTTTCGCAAGTTTGTCAAG CTTGCTTTAACCATTGCTTTTATTGCTGTTGGGGTTTTTTTCTCTGCTTGGATTG AGGTGTCATGTTGGATTCTTACTGGGGAACGACAGACTGCTGTAATAAGGTCGAGATATGTTCAAGTTTTACTTAACCAAGACATGAGTTTTTTTGATACATATGGGAACAATGGAGATATTGTGAGCCAAGTATTGAGTGATGTACTGCTCATCCAGTCTGCTCTAAGTGAAAAG GTTGGAAATTATATTCATAATATGGCCACTTTCTTCAGCGGTCTCATCATTGGATTTGTCAACTGCTGGCAGATTTCTCTTATTACTCTAGCCACTGGTCCAGTTATTGTTGCTGCTGGTGGAATATCAAACATTTTTCTGCACCGGCTTgctgaaaatattcaagatgcTTATGCTGAAGCTGCCAGCATTGCGGAACAG ACCCGAGATAAGACAACATATCTTGCAAGCTGGTTGATTTCTCATGCTCTCATATTTTTTATTCATGAAGAACAAGGTATCATCCACACGTTGTAG
- the LOC142524128 gene encoding ABC transporter B family member 20-like isoform X5 gives MMISRGLFGWSPPQIQPLTPVSEVSEPPESPSPYLDTGAGEAVPVEVEDEIDADTDEMEPPPAAVPFSRLFACADRLDWALLIVGSLAAAAHGTALVVYLHYFAKIIHLLRFHGVGIDDDVLFRKFVKLALTIAFIAVGVFFSAWIEVSCWILTGERQTAVIRSRYVQVLLNQDMSFFDTYGNNGDIVSQVLSDVLLIQSALSEKISLITLATGPVIVAAGGISNIFLHRLAENIQDAYAEAASIAEQTRDKTTYLASWLISHALIFFIHEEQGIIHTL, from the exons ATGATGATATCTAGAGGGTTGTTTGGGTGGTCGCCGCCGCAGATACAGCCGTTGACGCCGGTTTCGGAAGTATCGGAACCACCCGAGTCACCCTCGCCTTACCTGGACACTGGTGCTGGAGAAGCTGTGCCTGTGGAGGTTGAGGATGAGATCGATGCTGACACCGACGAGATGGAGCCTCCACCTGCAGCTGTTCCCTTCTCCCGTCTCTTTGCCTGCGCCGACCGTCTTGACTGGGCCCTCTTGATTGTTGGATCCCTCGCAGCTGCCGCccacggcactgctctcgttGTCTATTTGCATTATTTTGCTAAAATCATCCATTTACTTCGCTTCCATGGTGTAGGAATAGATGATGATGTGCTCTTTCGCAAGTTTGTCAAG CTTGCTTTAACCATTGCTTTTATTGCTGTTGGGGTTTTTTTCTCTGCTTGGATTG AGGTGTCATGTTGGATTCTTACTGGGGAACGACAGACTGCTGTAATAAGGTCGAGATATGTTCAAGTTTTACTTAACCAAGACATGAGTTTTTTTGATACATATGGGAACAATGGAGATATTGTGAGCCAAGTATTGAGTGATGTACTGCTCATCCAGTCTGCTCTAAGTGAAAAG ATTTCTCTTATTACTCTAGCCACTGGTCCAGTTATTGTTGCTGCTGGTGGAATATCAAACATTTTTCTGCACCGGCTTgctgaaaatattcaagatgcTTATGCTGAAGCTGCCAGCATTGCGGAACAG ACCCGAGATAAGACAACATATCTTGCAAGCTGGTTGATTTCTCATGCTCTCATATTTTTTATTCATGAAGAACAAGGTATCATCCACACGTTGTAG